In Amycolatopsis solani, a single window of DNA contains:
- a CDS encoding response regulator transcription factor, whose translation MLRVFLVDDHEVVRRGVADLLDEDEELLVVGQAGSVSQALARVPALNPDVAVLDVRLPDGNGIELARELRSKLPGLKCLMLTSYTDEQAMLDAVLAGASGFVIKDIKGMDLVSAVRTVGAGQSLLDAHAAAALMARLRDSQAKKGPLAELSEQERKLLELIGEGLTNRQISERMFLAEKTVKNYVSRLLTKLGLERRTQAAVLATELRKPKG comes from the coding sequence ATGCTGCGCGTGTTCCTGGTCGACGACCACGAGGTCGTCCGCCGCGGGGTCGCCGATCTGCTCGACGAGGACGAGGAGCTGCTCGTCGTCGGGCAGGCCGGTAGCGTGTCGCAGGCACTGGCCCGCGTGCCCGCGCTGAACCCCGACGTCGCGGTGCTGGACGTCCGGCTCCCGGACGGCAACGGCATCGAGCTCGCGCGGGAGCTGCGGTCGAAACTGCCCGGCCTCAAGTGCCTGATGCTCACCTCCTACACCGACGAGCAGGCCATGCTCGACGCGGTGCTGGCCGGCGCGAGCGGGTTCGTCATCAAGGACATCAAGGGCATGGACCTGGTTTCCGCGGTGCGGACGGTCGGCGCGGGCCAATCCCTGCTCGACGCGCACGCGGCCGCCGCGCTGATGGCGCGGCTGCGGGACAGCCAGGCGAAGAAGGGACCGCTGGCCGAGCTTTCGGAGCAGGAGCGCAAGCTGCTGGAGCTGATCGGCGAGGGCCTGACCAACCGGCAGATCTCGGAGCGGATGTTCCTGGCGGAGAAGACGGTCAAGAACTACGTCTCGCGATTGCTGACGAAGCTGGGGCTGGAACGCCGGACCCAGGCCGCGGTGCTGGCCACCGAGCTGCGGAAGCCGAAGGGCTGA
- a CDS encoding helix-turn-helix transcriptional regulator: MSELVGREGEVAALEDALTAARAGRSRVLVLRGEAGIGKTALLEHVAGRVPGCRVARAAGAEAERELPYAGLQQLCAPFLDRLPDLPGPQRAAAGTAFGLSGGEPPDRFLVGLAVLTLLAAVAEDQPLVCLVDDAQWLDRVSAQTLAFVARRLLAEPIALVVAVREPADEPDLTGLPELVVGGLGEAAAGTLLDSVLTGPLDSRVRDRIIAETHGNPLALVELPRFWTAAEQADGLLRPDGDALAGRLERCFLQQVEPLPPDTRRLLLTAAAEPLGDATLLWRAAGELGLGADPAAAAEATGLIEFGPRVRFRHPLVRSAVYRSASPHDRQEAHRALAAVTDPALDPDRRAWHRARATVAPDEDVAADLERSAGRARARGGPAAAAALLEQAATLTPDPARRARRELAAARAKHAAGALEAALGLLGAAGAGPPDPARDAEGERLRGQIAFDQRRGGDAAALLLHAAGRLDGAAARETYLEALGAAVWAGSGVVEAAKRARTAPAAPEPAVADLVLDAFATRLTDGYPAAAPLLTKAIDAVRALDTGREEALWLLGNRAGGTLATEVLDYAAGRAFAERQVRLARESGALVQVQFAVNFLANHDLLAGDLTAAEALVEEDRLLAGITGGRPVGYSAILLAALRGRETTAITTAAAEAAERGQGRVVRFADYAHAVLANGLGRHDTARDAARRVFAADVVGHQALATAELAEAASRTGDDALVAEALDRLAERARATPAAWPRALEARARALAGDTPEECYRASIALLADTPLRVELARGHLLFGEWLRREGRRADAREHLRTAHTMTSSMGLEAFAERARRELLATGETARKRTAGTTEGLTAQESQIARLAREGWSNPEIGTRLFLSPRTVEWHLRKVFGKLGISSRRQLRDTPLDTPLDTVR, translated from the coding sequence ATGTCGGAGCTGGTCGGCCGCGAAGGCGAAGTCGCCGCACTCGAAGACGCGCTCACCGCCGCGCGGGCCGGGCGGAGCCGGGTGCTGGTGCTGCGCGGCGAAGCCGGGATCGGCAAGACCGCGCTCCTGGAGCACGTCGCCGGGCGCGTGCCGGGCTGCCGGGTCGCGCGGGCGGCCGGGGCCGAGGCCGAGCGCGAGCTGCCGTACGCGGGCCTGCAGCAGCTCTGCGCCCCCTTCCTCGACCGGCTGCCGGACCTGCCGGGACCGCAGCGGGCCGCGGCCGGCACCGCGTTCGGCCTGAGCGGCGGGGAGCCCCCGGACCGCTTCCTGGTCGGGCTGGCGGTGCTCACGCTGCTCGCCGCGGTCGCCGAAGACCAGCCCCTGGTCTGCCTGGTCGACGACGCCCAGTGGCTCGACCGGGTGTCCGCGCAAACGCTCGCGTTCGTCGCGCGGCGGCTGCTGGCCGAGCCGATCGCCCTCGTCGTCGCCGTGCGCGAACCGGCGGACGAGCCGGACCTGACCGGGCTGCCGGAGCTCGTCGTCGGCGGTCTCGGCGAAGCGGCGGCCGGCACGCTGCTGGACTCGGTGCTCACCGGCCCGCTGGACAGCCGGGTCCGCGACCGGATCATCGCCGAGACGCACGGCAACCCGCTCGCCCTGGTCGAGCTGCCCCGGTTCTGGACCGCCGCCGAACAGGCCGACGGGCTCCTGCGGCCGGACGGCGACGCGCTGGCGGGCCGCCTCGAACGGTGCTTCCTGCAGCAGGTGGAGCCGCTGCCGCCGGACACCCGGCGGCTGCTGCTGACCGCCGCCGCGGAGCCGCTCGGCGACGCCACCCTGCTGTGGCGCGCGGCCGGCGAGCTCGGTCTCGGTGCCGACCCGGCGGCCGCGGCCGAGGCGACCGGGCTGATCGAGTTCGGCCCGCGGGTCCGCTTCCGCCACCCGCTGGTGCGGTCGGCGGTCTACCGCTCGGCGTCCCCGCACGACCGGCAGGAAGCGCACCGCGCGCTGGCCGCGGTCACCGATCCCGCGCTCGACCCGGACCGGCGGGCCTGGCACCGCGCGCGGGCGACCGTCGCCCCCGACGAAGATGTCGCCGCCGACCTCGAACGCTCGGCCGGGCGGGCCCGCGCCCGCGGTGGCCCGGCCGCCGCCGCGGCGCTGCTCGAACAGGCGGCCACGCTCACCCCGGACCCGGCCCGGCGGGCCCGGCGCGAACTCGCGGCGGCCCGGGCGAAACACGCCGCGGGTGCGCTCGAAGCGGCGCTGGGCCTGCTGGGCGCGGCCGGGGCGGGACCGCCGGATCCCGCACGGGACGCCGAAGGCGAGCGGCTGCGCGGGCAGATCGCGTTCGACCAGCGGCGTGGCGGCGACGCGGCGGCGCTGCTGCTGCACGCGGCCGGCCGGCTCGACGGCGCCGCGGCCCGCGAGACGTACCTGGAGGCGCTGGGCGCCGCGGTGTGGGCGGGCTCCGGCGTCGTCGAAGCCGCGAAGCGAGCGCGCACGGCCCCGGCCGCGCCCGAGCCGGCCGTCGCCGACCTCGTGCTGGACGCCTTCGCGACCCGGCTCACGGACGGCTACCCGGCCGCGGCGCCGTTGCTGACCAAGGCGATCGACGCGGTCCGCGCGCTGGACACCGGGCGCGAAGAGGCGCTGTGGCTGCTGGGCAACCGGGCCGGCGGCACCCTCGCGACGGAGGTGCTCGACTACGCCGCCGGCCGCGCGTTCGCCGAACGCCAGGTCCGGCTGGCCCGCGAGAGCGGCGCGCTGGTCCAGGTGCAGTTCGCCGTCAACTTCCTCGCCAACCACGACCTGCTGGCCGGCGACCTGACCGCGGCCGAGGCGCTGGTCGAAGAGGACCGCCTGCTCGCCGGGATCACCGGCGGCCGGCCCGTCGGGTACTCCGCGATCCTGCTCGCCGCCCTGCGCGGCCGCGAGACCACGGCCATCACCACCGCGGCGGCGGAGGCGGCCGAGCGGGGCCAGGGCCGGGTCGTGCGCTTCGCCGACTACGCGCACGCCGTGCTCGCCAACGGTCTCGGCCGCCACGACACCGCCCGCGACGCGGCCCGCCGGGTCTTCGCCGCCGACGTCGTCGGCCACCAGGCACTGGCCACCGCCGAGCTGGCCGAAGCGGCGTCGCGCACGGGAGACGACGCCCTCGTCGCCGAGGCACTGGACCGGCTGGCCGAGCGAGCCCGCGCCACCCCGGCGGCGTGGCCGCGGGCGCTCGAAGCCCGGGCGCGCGCACTGGCCGGCGACACCCCGGAAGAGTGCTACCGCGCCTCGATCGCCCTGCTCGCCGACACGCCGCTGCGGGTCGAGCTGGCCCGCGGCCACCTGCTGTTCGGCGAATGGCTCCGCCGCGAGGGCCGCCGTGCCGACGCTCGGGAGCACCTGCGCACCGCGCACACCATGACGTCGTCGATGGGCCTCGAGGCGTTCGCCGAGCGCGCCCGCCGCGAGCTGCTGGCGACCGGCGAAACCGCGCGCAAGCGGACGGCCGGGACCACGGAGGGGCTGACCGCGCAGGAGTCCCAGATCGCGCGCCTGGCCCGCGAAGGGTGGTCCAACCCGGAGATCGGCACGCGGCTCTTCCTCAGCCCCCGCACGGTGGAATGGCACCTGCGCAAGGTGTTCGGCAAGCTCGGCATCAGCTCACGCCGCCAGCTGCGCGACACGCCCCTCGACACGCCCCTCGACACGGTGCGCTGA
- a CDS encoding SDR family NAD(P)-dependent oxidoreductase — MTTKTALVTGATQGLGLALVEGLARRLSPADTVYLTGRDAGRVAQAVEAMPAGGAEIRGEVLDVAAPEAAARLARRLRERHGGVDVVVGNAVMRVGPDDDPRAFVREYAEVNNFGTTRLLRAFAPLLRDGGRFLVVASSLGTLNHLAPALHRHFTGLSSLDEVDERVAAWRDAVADGSARAGDWPGFVNIPSKIGQVAAVRTLAAHRRADDLARGILLAAVCPGMMNTPTSALWWDVRDAPSPAQAADELLDLVFRPTDPAHYGELVRYGEVVPWLPR, encoded by the coding sequence ATGACCACGAAAACCGCCCTCGTCACCGGGGCGACCCAGGGCCTCGGCCTCGCCCTCGTCGAAGGGCTCGCCCGGCGGCTGTCCCCGGCGGACACCGTCTACCTCACCGGCCGCGACGCCGGACGCGTCGCCCAGGCCGTCGAAGCCATGCCCGCCGGCGGCGCCGAAATCCGCGGCGAAGTCCTCGACGTCGCCGCTCCGGAAGCCGCCGCGCGTCTCGCGCGGCGGCTGCGGGAACGGCACGGCGGCGTCGACGTCGTGGTCGGCAACGCCGTCATGCGCGTCGGCCCCGACGACGACCCGCGCGCGTTCGTCCGGGAGTACGCCGAGGTCAACAACTTCGGCACCACCCGGCTGCTGCGCGCCTTCGCGCCGCTGCTTCGCGACGGCGGCCGCTTCCTCGTCGTGGCCAGCTCGCTGGGCACGCTGAACCACCTGGCGCCCGCGCTGCACCGGCACTTCACCGGACTGTCCTCTTTGGACGAAGTAGACGAGCGCGTGGCCGCCTGGCGCGACGCGGTCGCCGACGGCAGCGCCCGCGCCGGTGACTGGCCGGGCTTCGTCAACATCCCGTCCAAGATCGGCCAGGTCGCGGCCGTGCGCACGCTGGCCGCGCACCGGCGGGCGGACGACCTCGCGCGCGGGATCCTGCTCGCCGCCGTCTGCCCCGGCATGATGAACACCCCCACGTCCGCCCTGTGGTGGGACGTGCGGGACGCGCCCAGTCCCGCCCAAGCCGCGGACGAGCTCCTGGACCTCGTGTTCCGGCCCACCGACCCCGCCCACTACGGCGAACTCGTCCGTTACGGGGAGGTCGTGCCCTGGTTGCCGCGCTAG